The following are from one region of the Thermococcus cleftensis genome:
- a CDS encoding phosphoribosylaminoimidazolesuccinocarboxamide synthase, which produces MELVYSGKTKDVYEDGPYLIFHFKDTVLGRDGREDSGGNEVIGEMAGKGSLVLEQTEFFFRLLERNGVKTHFVGRIDERKARFLKAERIPLEVIYRELAYGSFLRRYKGWAKPFQRLGVVEFTLKDDSLDDPPIAEEAVVALGIASEEEVRGMKETTRKVARILREFFSSKGLQLVDFKLEFGRLDGRLTVIDELSGDTMRVAKDGRILTREELSEVVE; this is translated from the coding sequence TTGGAGCTCGTCTACTCTGGCAAGACGAAGGACGTCTACGAAGATGGACCCTACCTAATCTTCCACTTCAAGGACACCGTCCTTGGCAGAGATGGGAGAGAAGACAGCGGAGGCAACGAGGTGATCGGCGAGATGGCGGGAAAGGGGAGCCTCGTTTTGGAGCAGACGGAGTTCTTCTTCCGCCTCCTTGAGAGAAACGGCGTAAAGACGCACTTCGTCGGGCGGATTGACGAGAGAAAGGCGCGCTTTCTGAAGGCCGAGAGGATTCCGCTGGAGGTCATTTATCGGGAACTCGCCTACGGGAGCTTTCTGAGGCGCTATAAAGGCTGGGCAAAGCCATTCCAGAGGCTCGGGGTAGTTGAGTTCACCCTGAAGGACGACTCCCTCGACGACCCGCCCATAGCCGAGGAGGCAGTGGTCGCCCTTGGAATCGCGAGCGAAGAGGAAGTCAGGGGGATGAAGGAAACGACGAGGAAGGTGGCAAGAATCTTGAGGGAGTTCTTTTCCTCAAAGGGCCTCCAGCTCGTTGACTTCAAGCTCGAGTTCGGCAGGCTCGATGGCCGGCTGACCGTTATAGACGAGCTGAGCGGGGACACGATGCGCGTCGCGAAAGACGGGCGAATCCTAACCCGTGAAGAGCTCTCGGAGGTGGTAGAGTGA
- a CDS encoding formate--phosphoribosylaminoimidazolecarboxamide ligase, producing the protein MILSTIASHSSLQILLGAKDEGFRTRLYVKPERRAFYASTRLADELIVTEDMGAILEDDGIVIPHGSFVAYLGLEGIEKAKTRFFGNKRFLKWETTFELQDRALDAAGIPRVEVIEPEEVRQDRLYFVRIEGPRGGSGHFLARGEELEERLGNIEAKFRIEGFIPGVYLYVHFFYSPILGRLELLGVDERVLIADGNARWPVKPLPYTIAGNVGVALRESLLPRLYDYGLAFVEAMKKLEPPGVIGPFALHFAYDGNFKAIGFASRIDGGSNALHWYGRLYWDEPMSVGRRIAREIRLALGEERLAEVVT; encoded by the coding sequence GTGATCCTCTCGACGATAGCTTCACACTCCTCCCTCCAGATCCTCCTTGGGGCCAAAGACGAAGGGTTTAGGACGAGGCTCTACGTGAAGCCCGAAAGGAGGGCCTTCTACGCCTCCACGAGGCTCGCGGACGAGCTCATCGTCACGGAAGACATGGGCGCGATCCTTGAGGACGATGGGATAGTAATCCCGCACGGCTCCTTCGTCGCTTACCTCGGGCTTGAGGGGATAGAGAAGGCTAAAACCAGGTTCTTCGGCAACAAACGCTTCCTGAAGTGGGAGACGACCTTTGAACTGCAGGACAGGGCCCTGGACGCGGCCGGAATTCCTAGGGTTGAGGTTATCGAACCAGAGGAGGTCAGGCAGGATAGGCTCTACTTCGTCCGGATTGAAGGCCCGAGGGGAGGGAGCGGGCACTTCCTGGCGAGGGGCGAGGAGCTTGAGGAGAGACTGGGGAACATCGAGGCCAAGTTCAGAATCGAGGGGTTCATACCGGGCGTTTACCTCTACGTCCACTTCTTCTACTCTCCGATTCTCGGGAGGCTCGAGCTCCTTGGAGTCGATGAGCGAGTGCTTATAGCCGATGGAAACGCCCGCTGGCCGGTAAAACCGCTCCCCTACACCATAGCGGGGAACGTCGGCGTCGCTTTGAGGGAGTCGCTCCTGCCGAGGCTCTACGACTACGGCCTGGCCTTCGTTGAGGCGATGAAAAAGCTGGAGCCACCCGGGGTAATCGGCCCCTTCGCCCTCCACTTCGCCTACGATGGAAACTTCAAGGCGATAGGCTTCGCCTCACGGATAGACGGCGGTTCCAACGCGCTCCACTGGTACGGACGGCTCTACTGGGACGAGCCGATGAGCGTGGGCAGGAGGATAGCGCGGGAGATAAGGCTCGCCCTCGGGGAGGAGAGGCTTGCGGAGGTGGTAACTTGA
- a CDS encoding IMP cyclohydrolase codes for MTYTGRTLGIGLMEGKPFAFYLLCSRSFPRRKAIVRENAVYIENLTETDNPYVSYPVVRLLDEYAVVTNGLQTDFIAQALEWESPKKALVHVLDALDYERDDYSTPRIAGIIGTGGKGWLGFAGRDEFWVKRLGLKEGKAFVTATYNLGFAELDFPAFESAEELAERATELPFEKKVLAVGIVKERKGWGLAWFSP; via the coding sequence TTGACCTACACGGGCAGAACCCTGGGGATCGGTCTGATGGAAGGCAAGCCCTTCGCCTTCTACCTCCTCTGCTCCCGCTCCTTCCCTAGGAGGAAGGCAATCGTGAGAGAAAACGCGGTCTACATCGAGAACTTAACAGAGACGGACAACCCCTACGTCAGCTACCCCGTCGTGAGGCTCCTCGATGAGTACGCCGTCGTCACCAACGGTCTCCAGACGGACTTCATTGCCCAGGCCCTCGAGTGGGAGAGCCCCAAGAAGGCCCTGGTTCACGTTTTGGACGCCCTCGATTACGAGAGGGACGATTACAGCACGCCGAGGATAGCCGGAATAATCGGGACCGGCGGGAAGGGCTGGCTCGGCTTCGCGGGCAGGGACGAGTTCTGGGTGAAGAGGCTGGGGCTGAAGGAGGGGAAGGCCTTTGTTACAGCGACCTACAACCTGGGCTTTGCCGAGCTGGACTTCCCGGCCTTTGAGAGCGCTGAGGAGCTTGCCGAGAGGGCCACGGAACTGCCCTTCGAGAAGAAGGTGCTCGCGGTTGGAATAGTGAAAGAAAGGAAGGGGTGGGGGCTGGCTTGGTTCAGTCCCTGA
- the ribH gene encoding 6,7-dimethyl-8-ribityllumazine synthase has translation MEVKTIEGAFIGKGLRIGIVVARFNDLLTEELLKGALDCFERHGVERVDVVKVPGSFEIPLAAKKLAERGYDAVLALGAVVRGETKHFDLVANEVAKGVVKVSLDTGVPVIFGVITVEDELQGFNRAGVKSNKGFEYAMATLEMANLIKKLRD, from the coding sequence ATGGAGGTAAAAACAATCGAAGGGGCCTTTATAGGAAAGGGCCTGAGGATTGGCATCGTCGTTGCCCGCTTCAACGACCTCCTCACCGAAGAGCTCCTTAAGGGAGCACTCGACTGCTTCGAGAGGCATGGCGTGGAGAGGGTAGACGTCGTGAAGGTCCCGGGTTCCTTTGAGATACCGCTCGCCGCCAAAAAGCTCGCCGAAAGGGGCTACGACGCGGTTCTGGCCCTCGGTGCTGTTGTTAGAGGTGAAACCAAGCACTTCGATCTGGTTGCCAATGAGGTTGCCAAGGGCGTTGTCAAGGTTTCGCTCGACACGGGCGTTCCTGTTATCTTCGGTGTGATAACCGTGGAAGACGAGCTCCAGGGCTTCAACAGGGCAGGGGTGAAGAGCAACAAGGGCTTCGAGTACGCTATGGCAACGCTGGAGATGGCGAACCTCATAAAAAAACTCAGGGACTGA
- a CDS encoding bifunctional 3,4-dihydroxy-2-butanone-4-phosphate synthase/GTP cyclohydrolase II, translating to MNWGEIRKAVLDGKPVVLIDEGREFEADLVYPAEIASSEVVNFMLSAKGLLCLTMDMDEALERGFFPLLSKEGETNFLVPVDYSETFTGITAEERALTARKIAEGLSVKAFRYPGHLHLLGGVGLNRRRGHTESSLELMEFLGFKRYALIVEILDEEGDSHNRDYALNFAREHGLPVLTTDDVWKEFVRRKQLIRVYANARLPTRYGEFRIIAFDNELDFREHVAIVKEPYGEVPLVRIHSKCLTGDTLASLKCDCGSQLAHALMMIAQEGGILLYMDQEGRGIGLKEKIKAYELQDKGLDTVEANDALGHKADERTYEAAFQMLRALGVSKVKLITNNPAKAKALEEFGIEVVEIIPAPGEVTEHNRPYLRVKAEKLGHRLPFEV from the coding sequence ATGAACTGGGGGGAGATTAGGAAAGCTGTGCTCGATGGGAAGCCGGTCGTTCTGATAGACGAGGGGAGGGAGTTTGAGGCCGATCTGGTTTACCCTGCCGAGATAGCTTCGTCCGAGGTCGTCAACTTCATGCTCTCGGCCAAAGGGCTTCTCTGCCTCACGATGGACATGGACGAGGCCCTAGAGAGGGGCTTCTTTCCGCTCCTGAGCAAGGAAGGTGAGACGAACTTTCTGGTTCCGGTTGATTACAGCGAAACCTTCACCGGGATAACAGCGGAGGAGAGGGCTTTAACCGCTCGAAAAATCGCCGAGGGGCTGAGTGTTAAGGCCTTCCGCTACCCGGGCCATCTGCACCTCCTCGGGGGAGTGGGCCTCAACAGGCGGAGGGGGCACACCGAGAGTTCGCTGGAGCTTATGGAGTTCCTTGGTTTCAAACGCTACGCCCTGATAGTGGAGATCCTCGACGAGGAAGGCGACTCCCACAACAGGGACTACGCGCTCAACTTCGCGAGGGAGCACGGTTTGCCAGTCCTCACAACCGACGACGTCTGGAAGGAGTTCGTGAGGAGGAAGCAACTGATAAGGGTTTACGCCAACGCAAGGCTACCGACACGCTACGGCGAGTTCAGAATCATAGCCTTCGACAACGAGCTGGACTTCAGGGAGCACGTGGCGATAGTGAAGGAGCCCTACGGTGAGGTTCCGCTGGTAAGGATCCACTCGAAATGCCTGACCGGGGACACCCTGGCCTCTCTCAAGTGCGACTGCGGCAGTCAGCTGGCCCATGCCCTAATGATGATAGCCCAGGAGGGGGGCATACTCCTCTACATGGACCAGGAGGGCAGGGGAATAGGCCTGAAGGAGAAGATAAAGGCCTACGAGCTCCAGGATAAGGGCCTTGACACGGTTGAGGCAAACGATGCGCTCGGCCATAAGGCCGACGAGAGAACCTACGAAGCTGCGTTCCAGATGCTCCGCGCTTTGGGAGTCTCCAAGGTCAAGCTAATCACCAACAACCCGGCAAAAGCCAAAGCCCTCGAGGAGTTCGGAATCGAGGTCGTTGAGATCATTCCAGCTCCGGGCGAGGTTACGGAGCACAACAGACCTTACCTCAGGGTGAAGGCTGAGAAGCTCGGCCACAGGCTGCCCTTCGAGGTTTAG
- the ribD gene encoding bifunctional diaminohydroxyphosphoribosylaminopyrimidine deaminase/5-amino-6-(5-phosphoribosylamino)uracil reductase RibD, with the protein MSTEDERFMRLALELARKGEGWVNPNPMVGAVIVKNGKIIGLGWHQRFGEKHAEVNAIEDAKRKGHDVRGATMYVTLEPCSHWGKQPPCADRIIEEGFKRVVVAMEDPNPPVAGRGIEKMRKAGIEVEVGLLEEEARKLNKIFIKYITTGTPFVSIKLALTLDGFIATENGSSQWITGEKARLKVQELRRRHMAVMVGSGTVLADNPRLNCRLDNCPEKVKVILDRSGRVAEAIKAGRRFRLFEDGRVIFFTERPELFEGIAEAYPITEPEKILRKLGELGIDSVLIEGGRIACEFLAFADKFYLFYGPKLFGNGIKPFECLKVETASDAPVLEIESLERLGESFLVTAYPGGGNVQRDR; encoded by the coding sequence ATGAGCACGGAAGACGAGAGGTTCATGCGGCTCGCGCTTGAGCTCGCGAGAAAAGGGGAGGGCTGGGTCAACCCAAACCCCATGGTCGGGGCCGTCATCGTTAAGAACGGGAAGATAATCGGCCTCGGCTGGCACCAGCGCTTCGGAGAGAAGCACGCGGAAGTGAACGCCATAGAAGACGCCAAGAGGAAGGGCCACGACGTCAGGGGCGCCACTATGTACGTAACGCTCGAACCCTGCTCCCACTGGGGGAAGCAGCCGCCGTGCGCCGACAGAATAATAGAGGAGGGGTTCAAGCGGGTCGTAGTTGCCATGGAAGACCCCAACCCCCCCGTGGCCGGCAGGGGAATCGAGAAGATGAGGAAAGCAGGCATAGAGGTCGAGGTAGGCCTTCTGGAGGAGGAGGCGAGGAAGCTCAACAAGATTTTCATCAAGTACATAACCACCGGAACCCCCTTCGTCTCGATAAAGCTCGCCCTTACCTTGGACGGCTTCATCGCAACCGAAAATGGCTCTTCACAGTGGATTACCGGAGAAAAGGCGAGGCTGAAGGTCCAGGAGCTCAGGAGGAGGCACATGGCCGTAATGGTCGGCTCCGGAACGGTTCTAGCAGACAACCCGAGGCTCAACTGCCGGCTCGATAACTGCCCGGAGAAGGTGAAGGTAATCCTCGACCGCTCCGGAAGGGTTGCGGAGGCGATTAAGGCGGGAAGGAGGTTCAGACTCTTCGAGGACGGGAGGGTGATATTCTTCACCGAGAGGCCGGAGCTCTTCGAAGGCATAGCCGAGGCATACCCGATAACCGAGCCAGAGAAAATCCTGAGGAAGCTCGGCGAGCTCGGCATTGACAGCGTTCTGATAGAGGGCGGAAGGATTGCCTGCGAGTTCCTGGCTTTTGCGGACAAGTTCTACCTCTTCTACGGGCCGAAGCTCTTCGGCAACGGAATCAAGCCCTTCGAGTGCCTGAAGGTCGAAACGGCCAGCGACGCCCCAGTTCTTGAGATAGAATCGCTGGAGAGGCTCGGTGAGAGCTTCCTCGTGACGGCTTATCCCGGTGGTGGAAATGTTCAGCGGGATCGTTGA
- a CDS encoding prolyl oligopeptidase family serine peptidase → MEDPYLWMENLRDERVLSLVEEENARFREFIGSLSDELFPEVWEYYSIPTLHQARLTEEGVIAMYRERDRQVIRWLGGEVIVDSKDLERELGDEVLLQGFTADERGKLLTYSFSIGGADEGITRVIDLETKEVIDEFRPSVWNVTFLENGYYFSRFYRHGETPDGVKAPAVRLFWKGEDGERLVFGEGLGSGHFISLRKGTDGKTAMVTVTFGWNSAEIYAGPIDRPGEWRKVYSADVPVEPIDVINGRLYLLTREGKGLGKVIAIKDGEVKEVIPEGDFPLEWAVLVDGKILAGRLVHASHRVEVYSPDGEKLDEITFDLPGSVYPLDTDGTRALIRYESFTVPYRLYEFDGGLRLVEEQRINGNFRVEEDFATSKDGTRVHYFLVKGEGDEKKAWVFGYGGFNVALTPRFFPQVIPFLKRGGTFGMANLRGGSEYGEGWHRAGMRENKQNVFNDFIAVLEKLKAEGYRVAAWGRSNGGLLVSATLVQRPDVMDSALIGYPVIDMLRFHKLYIGSVWIPEYGNPDDPKDREFLLKYSPYHNVRPASYPPTLIYTGLHDDRVHPAHALKFFMKLKELGAPVYLRVETKSGHMGASPETRARELTDLLAFVLKTLHT, encoded by the coding sequence ATGGAGGACCCCTACCTGTGGATGGAGAACCTGAGGGACGAGCGCGTTCTCAGTCTCGTTGAGGAGGAGAACGCTCGCTTTAGGGAGTTCATAGGAAGCCTCAGCGACGAGCTCTTCCCCGAGGTCTGGGAGTACTACTCAATTCCGACGCTTCACCAAGCGAGGCTGACGGAGGAAGGCGTAATAGCGATGTACCGCGAGAGGGATAGACAGGTCATCAGATGGCTCGGAGGGGAGGTGATAGTTGATTCAAAGGATCTCGAGAGGGAACTCGGCGACGAGGTTCTCCTCCAGGGCTTCACAGCAGATGAAAGGGGGAAGCTCCTCACCTACAGCTTCTCCATCGGCGGGGCGGACGAGGGGATAACGAGGGTAATCGACCTCGAAACGAAGGAAGTAATCGACGAGTTCAGGCCCTCCGTCTGGAACGTTACCTTCCTGGAAAACGGCTACTACTTCTCCCGCTTCTACAGGCACGGCGAAACCCCGGACGGCGTTAAAGCCCCAGCGGTGAGGCTCTTCTGGAAGGGGGAAGATGGGGAGAGGCTCGTCTTCGGCGAGGGCCTCGGCTCAGGCCACTTCATCTCGCTGAGGAAGGGCACCGACGGGAAGACGGCGATGGTCACGGTGACCTTCGGCTGGAACAGCGCCGAGATCTACGCCGGGCCGATAGACAGGCCAGGGGAGTGGAGGAAGGTCTACTCGGCGGACGTTCCGGTCGAGCCAATCGACGTGATCAACGGAAGGCTCTACCTCCTCACGAGGGAGGGGAAGGGTCTTGGAAAGGTTATAGCCATAAAGGACGGGGAAGTCAAAGAAGTAATCCCCGAGGGCGACTTCCCGCTCGAGTGGGCAGTTCTGGTTGACGGCAAAATCCTCGCCGGCAGGCTCGTCCACGCGAGCCACAGGGTTGAGGTTTACTCGCCCGACGGGGAGAAGCTCGACGAGATAACCTTCGACCTTCCGGGGAGCGTTTACCCGCTCGACACAGATGGGACGAGGGCGCTCATAAGGTATGAGAGCTTCACCGTCCCCTACAGGCTCTACGAGTTCGACGGTGGGCTTAGGCTTGTAGAGGAGCAGAGAATCAACGGGAACTTCAGGGTCGAAGAGGACTTTGCCACATCGAAGGACGGGACGAGGGTTCACTACTTCCTCGTGAAGGGGGAGGGGGACGAGAAGAAAGCGTGGGTCTTCGGTTACGGCGGCTTCAACGTTGCCCTAACCCCCCGCTTCTTCCCGCAGGTGATCCCCTTCCTAAAGCGCGGCGGAACCTTTGGAATGGCCAACCTCCGCGGTGGGAGCGAGTACGGCGAGGGGTGGCACAGGGCGGGAATGAGGGAGAACAAGCAAAATGTCTTCAACGACTTCATAGCCGTGCTCGAAAAGCTCAAAGCCGAGGGCTATCGCGTTGCCGCCTGGGGAAGGAGCAACGGCGGGCTTCTGGTCTCAGCTACGCTCGTCCAGAGGCCGGACGTGATGGACTCGGCCTTGATAGGCTACCCCGTCATAGACATGCTCCGCTTCCACAAGCTCTACATCGGGAGCGTCTGGATTCCGGAGTACGGAAACCCCGACGACCCGAAGGACAGGGAGTTCCTTCTTAAATACTCCCCATACCACAACGTCAGGCCGGCGAGCTACCCGCCGACGCTCATCTACACGGGTTTACACGACGACCGCGTCCACCCTGCTCATGCGCTCAAGTTCTTCATGAAGCTGAAGGAGCTCGGAGCGCCGGTTTACCTCCGCGTTGAGACCAAGAGCGGGCACATGGGGGCATCGCCGGAGACGAGGGCTAGGGAGCTGACCGATTTGCTAGCCTTCGTGCTCAAGACTCTCCATACCTGA
- a CDS encoding RAD55 family ATPase, whose protein sequence is MDISRIPTGIPGLDAMLKGGLIPGRVYLVKGAPGTGKTTLAVHFAIAGVANGENALYVTLEEPAENLKTDMRLLGFDLNDPHFTLIDATPTAERYVLISDFFEEFASNIEKMADAIKRQFQERRYTRIVIDPITMLKLTATKEMDYRRAFLSFIKTMMRLRTTVLLTSEMERTDIEEYLVNGVIELKTFSMNGRLSRGIRITKFRGSAFDDAIRPYEITERGIVVHKDRVLTLP, encoded by the coding sequence ATGGACATCTCGCGGATCCCCACCGGAATTCCGGGGCTCGACGCTATGCTCAAAGGAGGCCTCATACCAGGTAGGGTGTATCTCGTCAAGGGGGCGCCTGGAACAGGGAAAACGACCCTCGCCGTGCACTTCGCCATAGCGGGCGTCGCCAACGGTGAGAACGCCCTCTACGTGACCCTTGAGGAGCCGGCCGAGAACCTGAAAACGGATATGAGGCTCCTTGGTTTTGATCTCAACGACCCGCATTTTACGCTCATCGACGCAACTCCAACCGCAGAGCGCTACGTTCTGATAAGCGATTTCTTTGAGGAGTTCGCCTCGAACATCGAGAAGATGGCCGACGCGATCAAGAGACAGTTCCAGGAGAGAAGGTACACCAGGATAGTTATCGACCCCATCACGATGCTCAAGCTGACGGCAACGAAGGAGATGGACTACCGCAGGGCTTTTCTAAGCTTCATCAAGACCATGATGCGCCTGAGAACCACCGTTCTCCTCACCTCCGAGATGGAAAGGACCGACATAGAGGAGTACCTCGTGAACGGGGTCATTGAGCTGAAGACCTTCAGCATGAATGGGCGGCTCTCGAGGGGGATACGCATAACGAAGTTCCGCGGCAGTGCCTTCGACGACGCCATAAGACCCTACGAGATAACGGAAAGGGGCATAGTGGTTCATAAGGATAGGGTCCTTACCCTCCCCTGA
- a CDS encoding glycosyltransferase family 2 protein: MNPLTVALALIFLWDGYFFINYIISLFRNYRIREWEPKVSIIIPAYNEGERVLRAINSALGQDYPDIEVIVIDDGSEDNTFEVASSVKSPVLKVYRKEHGGKAKALNFGLLKASGEVIITTDADSYLEREAVRELVRRFYSDEVLGVGGQVRVMGDSFLERAQDAEHLRIAMFRRAKELDNLSLAPGPIAAFRREALERIGGFVEDIVEDYATTKAVKEFGKVVYAPRARVWTKMPKSLAVLWRQRKRWFLGDLKNLGGGFTKDLAFLLASDVVAFLDVVVPPLLLITGNFALFALWWFFETFTMLLPTLFEGGRLINALLFPLIVWFWAAFYLVLHIYGYLAVLLRRA; encoded by the coding sequence ATGAACCCCCTAACCGTAGCACTCGCGCTCATCTTCCTCTGGGACGGATACTTCTTCATTAATTACATAATTAGCCTTTTCCGCAATTACAGAATTCGGGAGTGGGAGCCGAAGGTTTCCATAATAATCCCTGCCTACAACGAGGGGGAGCGGGTTCTACGGGCCATCAACTCGGCGCTTGGGCAGGATTACCCTGACATCGAGGTTATTGTAATCGACGATGGAAGCGAGGATAACACCTTTGAGGTTGCCTCCTCGGTCAAGAGTCCCGTGCTGAAGGTATATCGGAAGGAACACGGCGGAAAGGCGAAGGCCCTGAACTTCGGCCTCTTGAAGGCTTCAGGGGAGGTAATAATCACGACCGACGCCGACAGCTACCTCGAACGGGAGGCGGTGAGGGAGCTGGTGAGGCGCTTTTATTCCGACGAGGTTTTGGGAGTTGGCGGACAGGTCAGGGTAATGGGGGATTCGTTCCTAGAAAGGGCGCAGGACGCGGAGCACCTCAGGATAGCGATGTTCCGCAGGGCCAAAGAGCTCGACAACCTGAGCCTCGCCCCGGGTCCGATAGCCGCCTTCCGCAGGGAGGCCCTTGAGAGGATCGGCGGCTTCGTCGAGGACATCGTTGAGGACTACGCAACGACGAAGGCCGTTAAAGAGTTTGGAAAAGTAGTCTACGCCCCTCGCGCGAGGGTATGGACAAAAATGCCGAAGAGCCTCGCCGTCCTCTGGCGCCAGAGGAAGCGCTGGTTTCTGGGAGACCTGAAGAACCTCGGCGGAGGGTTCACCAAGGACCTGGCTTTTCTGCTCGCCTCGGACGTCGTGGCCTTCCTTGATGTAGTTGTGCCGCCGCTTCTCCTCATTACTGGCAACTTTGCCCTCTTCGCCCTCTGGTGGTTCTTCGAGACCTTCACGATGCTTTTACCCACTCTCTTCGAAGGCGGCAGATTGATAAACGCACTCCTCTTTCCGCTCATTGTCTGGTTCTGGGCGGCATTCTACTTGGTGCTCCACATCTACGGCTATCTTGCGGTGCTCCTGCGGAGGGCATGA
- a CDS encoding inorganic phosphate transporter codes for MIVLVLPAVFMAWAIGANDSAKAVGTAVGSGVLGFKRAVLLIGIFTTLGVLIGGSGVSGTISGLAEGMSAGEVGLVLFSAASAVTLASLWGRPISTTQSIIGGLVGASLALGLPVDWWTVGRIVAAWVLSPLVAALFAVAVYRLYKPVLGRIKCLRNLELTQKWLVFTASAFSAFNLGANELSNVAGLMEGLGINGPFKLVLAITLALGALTFSYEVMMTVGRDISPLGPTSAFSSQFGASLAVSAANLIGLPVSSGQAIVGAISGLGIYKGERVNLKLIAGIVKGWVVAPVFAGAFSYVLMALLA; via the coding sequence ATGATTGTGTTGGTGCTCCCGGCGGTGTTCATGGCATGGGCGATAGGGGCCAATGACAGCGCGAAGGCCGTCGGAACTGCCGTTGGTTCAGGCGTGCTCGGCTTTAAGAGAGCCGTGCTGCTCATAGGAATCTTCACAACGCTTGGCGTTCTTATAGGCGGTTCTGGCGTTTCCGGAACGATTTCCGGGCTCGCCGAGGGTATGTCCGCGGGCGAGGTCGGTCTCGTCCTCTTCAGCGCCGCTTCGGCGGTAACACTCGCAAGCCTCTGGGGGAGGCCGATCTCGACCACCCAGTCCATAATCGGCGGCCTCGTCGGGGCTTCCCTTGCCCTTGGACTGCCGGTCGACTGGTGGACGGTTGGAAGGATAGTGGCCGCGTGGGTCCTCTCACCGCTCGTCGCCGCGCTCTTTGCGGTGGCGGTCTACAGGCTTTACAAACCCGTGCTTGGGAGAATAAAATGCCTGAGAAACCTTGAACTGACCCAGAAGTGGCTGGTTTTCACCGCTTCTGCCTTCTCGGCCTTCAACCTCGGTGCCAACGAGCTTTCGAACGTCGCCGGACTGATGGAGGGCCTGGGAATCAACGGCCCCTTCAAGCTGGTTCTGGCCATTACCCTCGCCCTGGGGGCGCTAACCTTCAGCTACGAGGTCATGATGACCGTCGGGAGGGATATCTCACCCCTCGGTCCGACGTCGGCCTTTTCAAGCCAGTTCGGTGCATCTCTGGCGGTGAGCGCGGCGAATCTCATTGGTCTGCCGGTCAGCTCCGGTCAGGCCATAGTTGGAGCCATCAGCGGCCTCGGCATCTACAAGGGGGAGCGCGTGAATCTCAAACTCATCGCCGGAATCGTGAAGGGCTGGGTGGTAGCTCCGGTCTTCGCCGGCGCTTTCTCCTACGTCCTCATGGCCCTTCTGGCTTAG